In the genome of Eschrichtius robustus isolate mEscRob2 chromosome 2, mEscRob2.pri, whole genome shotgun sequence, the window AACCCGAAATGGAACAGCACGAGCGGTATGGTAGGAGCTCAGCTCAACACATGAGGGAGGAAGGTGACAAAATAATAGACGTTGCTGTCTGTGGAAAGAAGACACGGTGATTTTAGGATTCTGACACCTACCCCctccaaaaaacccccaaaactttGGTCTCTTTTATTTTGCCTGGGTAATCAGCTGATATTCCCTTCACTGTAAAAGCAGCCAGCCACCCAGGCTACTGTGTTCCCAGCCCCAGAAACTCCCTTTCTCCTGTCACGGGCTGAGTTCTGACCCCTCCTCTCCTGCAGAGCCCTACTTCGTCCACGTGGTGGAGTGGGGCAGCCACATCTACTTCTTCTTCCGGGAGATCGCAATGGAGTTTAACTACCTGGAAAAGGTAGGGCCCTATTTCCCCTCCCAAAGAGGCCCAGGCAGTGGGGCATGCAGCTGAGAGGCTCTGGTCTCGGGAAGTGGGGAGCAGAGGTGGGCCCATGAAACTCCACCTGGGGCAAGAGGGTCCATCTGGTCCTCAGGGCCCTCCACTCCAGCCGGGTCCAGGCCCCTGGGGCTTGAAGACATTTCTGGAGCAGCCCTGGGTGAGGGTCCCGGGTCTGAAGTCAGATACACCCCTGAATGCAGTCCCAGTGCCGTTGCTGTTCGCCCGTCCACCCACCCATCTACCATCATTTATCCATCCTTCCTCAACGGCCCATCTGTCTGCCCACTCACTCTCCCACTCAGCCGCCCTCTCACCTACCCATCTATCTGTTCTTCAGCCCACCCACACTTCCAATCAAACCACTTATCTATCCATCCGCCCACCCCCTGACTCagccatcctccatccatccgtccactcACCTACCCTTCCATGCACCTATatatccatccacccacctcccactcattgacttcttcatccattcatacaCCTACCCGTCCATCCATTCATACACCTAACCATCCATTGATCTATCCTCCTACTGATCAGCTCATCCATCTACCATCCATCTCTCCCTCTACCTGCCCACCCCTCTATAATCCAATTATCTATCCCATCTCCTCATCACCTGCTCATCCACTCCATTCAACCTTCTATCCACCCATGGATCCACCCATCCACTGATCTGTCATTGCCTCCTTCATCTgcctttccatccatccattcatccattcctctACCCATCTCTCCACTCATCCACACTcacatccatctatccatctgtccacccatccatcctttcatccatccatccacccacccattcatctacccatctatccattcatGCGGACTCACACCCATTTactcatccaaccatccatccatccacccattcatccacacacccattcatccatcagttgaTTATCTCCTTCTTCCTTATCTTCACTGTCCATCATTGTCTCCTTcaaattcatccatccatccactaaTCCATCCATACATCCATCCCATCCCTCAATCCATGGAGACATTTAAGTGCACAGACTGCCACTTACTactagtgtgaccttgggcctcgGTCACTTTCCtttgtctgtgcctcagtttcccctccgtACCACGGGGATATCAGTAGGCCCTCCTCTGTAGAGCTTTGGGAGGAACGTGAGAGATGAGGAGGATAAAGTGCCTGGTACTTAGTGAGTGATCTGTAAGTGGAAGCGATGATGATTATGCTTGTCGTGGTGGCTGTGATCATCGTCATCCCCACATTTCGCTGGGGAATCTGGTGCTCAGGGGGCTAGGGTGACTGGCTGGGGCACCCACAGTGACCCGGGGCCAGGCTCCTGCATCCCATCCTGGGTAGCGGGCAGTGCGACCTGCGGGCAGGCCTTGCGGAACACAGGGctcaggcccccccccccccccccgcctgctGATGTGCCAGGTGGTGGTGTCCCGTGTGGCCCGGGTGTGCAAGAATGATGTGGGCGGCTCCCCTCGCGTGCTGGAGAAGCAGTGGACGTCGTTCCTGAAGGCACGGCTCAACTGCTCGGTGCCGGGGGACTCCCACTTCTACTTCAACGTGCTGCGGGCCGTCACGGGCGTGGTCAGCCTGGGGGGCCGGCCCGTGGTCCTTgctgttttctccacacccagcaACAGGTCAGCGGGCACCGTCGGGAGCAGACTGGGAGCACCGGGTGGGCACGGGCATAGAGTTCCCATGTTACCTCACCACATATTCCCTGGGTCCTGCACTGGGCAAGATTGGACTCCCGGGAGGCCTCGGTCCCAGGCCAGGGGGCACCAAGCCAGACACTGACCCTCTGAGGCCCTTTGGCCAGAACTtggcagatgggggtggggggggcgtcCTCATCCTCTGCCTTTGGAGGAGGGGtcggggagggcttcctggaggaggcatcAATGGTTGTGAGATGGAAGAAGCGGGAAGAGCATTCCAAGTTGGAAGAACAGCctgtgcaaaagccctgaggctgCAATGAGCTTGCTATGTTTAAACCATAGGGAGGAGGCCCGTGTGGCTGGCGTGGAGGGAAGCAAGGGGGAGAGTGGAGGATATGAGGGCAGGGAGGTGACGGGCTGTGGGGAGGAGCCTGGATTTTATCCTGAGAGCACTAGGGAGCCATGGGAGAGTAAGGAGCAGAAGAGGGACCAGGTCAGGTTTGCATTTTTGGAAAACTCCCTGGGGAATAGGTTGAAAGGGAGCAAGAGTGGCACCTGGGAGACTGGATATCCAGGCAAGTGACAAGGGGGGGCCTGGACACGGGTGGCTGTGGAGGGGCTGAACCATGATCCAGTCTGAGAACTGTTCAGCAGGTGGAGTGACTGGATTGgacggtgggggggggcgggggggggcagcAACCTCTGGCCCAGGTAACTGAACATGTGACAGTTCCGGAGGACAAACACTCCTCCACCTGCTTGCCCAGGgcagtcccccacccccacccccaccaggctCACTGCTCCCTTTCATCTGCCCCCACCCACAGCATCCCCGGCTCGGCCGTCTGCGCCTTTGACATGACACAGGTGGCTGCCGTGTTTGAGGGCCGCTTCCGTGAGCAGAAGTCCCCTGAGTCCATCTGGACACCCGTGCCGGAGGACCAGGTGCCACGGCCCCGGTGAGAGCCCCCTCGACCCTGAGACGGGTGCCTGGGTAGGATCCTGACCCTGGACCAAGGGCTGGGACTTCCAGGCAGTTAGTTATTTCAATAGCTGTTGCCGAGTTCAGCTGTACCCATTATGCAGGTGGGGAAAACCGAGGCCCTTTGGGCAGGGCAGCAGGTCCCCTGGTGAATCAGAGCCCCTATGTGGGGGCCTCCATGTCCACCCTGACCACCCCCTCGTCCCCACCCAGGCCCGGGTGCTGTGCGGCTCCCGGCATGCAGTACAATGCCTCCAGCGCCTTCCCGGACGAGATCCTCAACTTCGTCAAGACACACCCCCTGATGGACGAGGCAGTGCCCTCACTGGGCCACGCGCCCTGGATTGTTCGGACTCTGATGCGGTCAGTCCCTACACAGGGCCGGGGTCCTGGTGGCCGAGCCTGGGTGGGAAGGAGAGCCCTGGCCAGGGTGGTGGGCAAGGAGGGAGCACAGGGCCAACTTTGGACACGAGGAGGGGAGCCAGACACTCAAGACAGCTGGGCATGTGGCTCCGGGGCTGCCCGGAAAGatggagacagagggagacacagagagagggagagagagaccatCTGAcacagagagatggagggagacagggagagagacaggcaggCCCAGGTGGGAGTCGGGTTTGGGGGTCTGTTTCTCTCCATGATGTGCCCCCTTGGAGCCACGCCCATTTCCACCTTGCCGGGCGTGGGTGGTGTCTCTGAGTGTGCCCAGGACCCCAGGGGGCTGGGAGGCAGCCTGACCTCTGCCCAACCCTGGCCCCAGGTACCAGCTGACGCGAGTGGCCGTGGACGTGGGCGCCGGCCCGTGGGGCAACCAGACTGTCGTCTTCCTGGGTTCTGAGGCGGGCACTGTCCTCAAGTTCCTTGTCTGGCCCAACGCCAGTGCCTCGGGCACCACCGGGCCCAGTGTCTTCCTGGAGGAGTTTGAGACCTACCGGCCGGACAGGTGAGGCCAGGCAGAGGTCAAGGGACAGGGCCAGTGGGCAGGGAGATAGGGCGTGCCCCTTGAGTCTTACCAATCTGCTCACCCCCAGGTGTGGACGCTCTGGGGGTGGCGAGGCAGGGCAGCGGCTGCTGAGCCTGGAGCTGGATGCAGCCTCGGGTGGCCTGCTGGCGGCCTTCCCCCGCTGTGTGGTCCGAGTGCCTGTGGCGCGCTGCCAGCAATACTCAGGATGCATGAAGTGAGTACTCCCGGGCCAGCTGTGGGCAGGGGAAGTGAGGGGAGGTGACcacggggagagggagagagtcaAGTTCAAGTCCAGGCCCCAACAGCATCCTGACTCACTGAACGATgagcagggcagagggcagaacatgttcaaaggccctggggcaggactgGGCCTGGTGTGTTGGCGGAACAGAGAGGGGGCCTGTGTAGCTGGAACAAAATGagcgagggggagagagggaggaggggagatcaGGGAGGGGACGGGGCAGGGGGTAGGTCGTGCAGGGTCTGTGGGCTGTGGGGAGTACTTgggctccttcccccacccctggagTGAGGTGGGAGCCCTGGAGGTCTATAGGCAGAGCAGGATGGGATGTGATTGACATTTCTAATAGCAGCAGGAGCAGAAGCTGGGGACCAGGGAGACAGCTGTTTGTCTGCCTCTAAAGTGGGtgggaggaacttccctggtggtccagcggttaagaatccgccttccaatgcaggggacatgggttcaggccctgatcggggaactaagatcccacatgcagcagggcaactaagcccacgtgccacaactagagagtccacgcagccaaaaataaaaaataataataaaataaattttttaaaattaaaaaaaaaaagacaaaatgggtGGGAGGGatgtccctggcggtccagtggttaagactccgcgtttccaccgcagggggcacgggttcaatccctggtcagggaactaagatcccacatgccgcgtggcacagccaaaaaataaaataaaataaataaaatgggtggGAAGATCACATGCAGATAAAACACTGCCACATCTCTGGACTCACAGTGTGCCCTTCACACGGAGCACCCGACCTTGTGCCCGCCGACTTGGCAATAATGATGCCATAGCACACACCCAAAGCACAGACTCAGGGGCAAGCCTGCCTCAGCTCCAACCCTGGCTCTGTCCCTTGGGCAAAAGtaaacttccctgagcctcagttttctcatctgtaaaatggggaaggaATAGCCCCCACCGCTAAGACGTGCCTTGAGAACTCCCAGAGTTGACAGTAAGAGGTGCCTCAGAAGGGGCTGTGGTTGATCTGCCCTCCGGGTCCCTTGTCTGCTCTAGGAACTGTATTGGCAGTCAGGACCCCTACTGCGGCTGGGCCCCGGATGGTTCCTGCATCTTCCTCAGCCCTGGCACCAGGTACTGGGGACaagggaggtggggggcgggTATGTGACCCACGTGATGATCGggagtgcccccccccccaaccacaGCTCTGTGCGAGGGGTTTCTGCTGACTGCGCCTCTCTGCCCCCCTGCCCTCATCAGAGCCACCTTTGAGCAGGACGTGTCCGGGGCCAGCACCTCAGGCTTAGGGGACTGCACAGGTaaatgggggagaggggaggaggcctggggactcGGAGTCCTGGTCCTCCAGGGTTGTCACACCCTCTGCCGCCCATGCCCAACGGGGGAGGGGGCGGTACTGGCTTCCGTCAGGGCTTGGGAAGGGCAGGGGGCCCCACTTCCAGGTAGGGAGGTGGGAAAAGGACCGACAGATGGCGAGGGTGCGCTGGGGACCGCAGAGAGAGAGACCaggagacagacagatggacagacaaACTTTAAGACAGATGCCAGGGGACAGAGATGGGCAGACGGGCGTTTAAAGGGTCAGAGAGGCGCCACGAAGCAGACAGACGTTGAGTGGGTAGACCATCCGGAGGCCGCGAGAGGTGCTCACACGCCGCCCTCCCGGCCAGGACTCCTGCGGGCCAGCCTCTCGGAGGAGCGCGCCGGGTTGGTGTCGGTGAACCTGCTGGTGACGTCGTCGGTGGCGGCCTTCGTGGTGGGCGCCGTGGTGTCCGGCTTCAGCGTGGGCTGGTATGTGGGGCTCCGCGAGCGGCGCGAGCTGGCCCGCCGCAAGGACAAGGAGGCCATCCTGGCGCACGGGGGCGGCGAGGCCGTGCTGAGCGTGAGCCGCCTGGGCGAGCGCCGGGCGGGCGGCcccgggggccgggccgggggcggcggcgggccCGGGGTTCCCCCCGAGGCCCTGCTGGCGCCCCTGATGCAGAACGGGTGGGCCAAGGCCACGCTGCTGCAGGGCGGCCCCCACGACCTGGACTCGGGGCTGCTGCCCACGCCCGAGCAGACGCCGCTGCCCCAGAAGCGCCTGCCCACCCCGCACCCGCACGCCCTGGGCCCCCGCGCCTGGGAGCACGGCCACGCGCTGCTCACGGCCTCCGTCTCATCCTCCCTCCTGCTGCTGGCCCCCGCCCGCGCCCCCGAGCCGCCCCCCGCGCCCGGCGAGCCGGCCCCCGACGCCCGCCTCTTCGTCGCGCGGCCCGGCCGCGCCTCCCACGGCGACTTCCCGCTCACCCCTCACGCCAGCCCGGACCGCCGGCGGGTGGTGTCGGCGCCCACGGGCCCCTCGGACCCGAGCTCCGCCGCCGACGGCATCCCTCGGCCCTGGAGCCCACCGCCCACCGGCAGCCTCCGGAGGCCGGGCACGCACGCCCCGCCCGCCGCCGCGCTGCGCCGCACGCACACGATCAACAGCGGCGAGGCCCGACCCCGCGGCCGCCACGCCCGGCCCGGCACGGACTTGGCCCACC includes:
- the SEMA6B gene encoding semaphorin-6B, coding for MGAHHQPISRGACLPIPQTYCVCQDWVYGADQRAPGNTASATIWEAARAHIARAPQQIKRAQADLLEEGTGETEARQGEPLASLAIPGQVWDENWPTAPQDPGGVTSCRPDLAMRTPRAPPPRPALLLLLLLLGGSHGLFPEEPPPLSVAPRDYLNHYPVFVGSGPGHLTPAEGTDDLNIQRVLRVNRTLFIGDRDNLYRVELEPPTSMELRYQRKLTWRSNPSDINVCRMKGKQEGECRNFVKVLLLRDESTLFVCGSNAFNPVCANYSIDTLQPLGDNISGMARCPYDPKHANVALFSEGMLFTATVTDFLAIDAVIYRSLGDRPTLRTVKHDSKWFKEPYFVHVVEWGSHIYFFFREIAMEFNYLEKVVVSRVARVCKNDVGGSPRVLEKQWTSFLKARLNCSVPGDSHFYFNVLRAVTGVVSLGGRPVVLAVFSTPSNSIPGSAVCAFDMTQVAAVFEGRFREQKSPESIWTPVPEDQVPRPRPGCCAAPGMQYNASSAFPDEILNFVKTHPLMDEAVPSLGHAPWIVRTLMRYQLTRVAVDVGAGPWGNQTVVFLGSEAGTVLKFLVWPNASASGTTGPSVFLEEFETYRPDRCGRSGGGEAGQRLLSLELDAASGGLLAAFPRCVVRVPVARCQQYSGCMKNCIGSQDPYCGWAPDGSCIFLSPGTRATFEQDVSGASTSGLGDCTGLLRASLSEERAGLVSVNLLVTSSVAAFVVGAVVSGFSVGWYVGLRERRELARRKDKEAILAHGGGEAVLSVSRLGERRAGGPGGRAGGGGGPGVPPEALLAPLMQNGWAKATLLQGGPHDLDSGLLPTPEQTPLPQKRLPTPHPHALGPRAWEHGHALLTASVSSSLLLLAPARAPEPPPAPGEPAPDARLFVARPGRASHGDFPLTPHASPDRRRVVSAPTGPSDPSSAADGIPRPWSPPPTGSLRRPGTHAPPAAALRRTHTINSGEARPRGRHARPGTDLAHLLSYGGPDRTAPPVP